From the genome of Grus americana isolate bGruAme1 chromosome 4, bGruAme1.mat, whole genome shotgun sequence:
GATATGTGGCTGGGGGAATGAATAGTCTGGTTTTGAGCAAAGGATCAAGcctctttttctgcagtgagaGCTTCTGAGGGGGgtgtttattctgttttactGGGCTGCAGCCAGAAGTGGGCTCCACTGACCCCTTTCCCTGTGTGTAGGCTGCTTTAAGTCAAGACAAGAAACTTTTTTAGTGACTTGTGTTGCTTGGAGACCCACGTAGGGAAGGGGGGAGAGCTGGTGTTAGAAAAACTTTGGAACTAACATGAATCCCATGCTAATGGCTCTGGCTGCTGATGACTTGAAGGTGCAAGTTTGCTTGCAAGGATGCCTTCTGTAGCAGCTGGTAAATTTGTGCCTGTACCCTAGTCTGGTTAGATGGGTGTGAATCACCTCCTTGTCAGCTTATATCGCTTGCTGGGGTGGGAGACCCCAATGGGATGGTGGCTCTGAACTAGAATGCTCTGGCACGGGGCCGAGACAGGCAGCTGGCCTGACTGAACCTTTCCTCTCGCATGAAACCGCAAATGCGCTTGGGTCTGCCAGAGCCGGTTTGTGCCTTGGCCCAAGCGCTGCTGGTAGGGTAGGCTTGCCTTGGGACAGACTAACTCCTGTGGTTTGGCCCTGCAGGGACTGGTCGTTACTCAGCTGGACATCCAGCCTGGTGAGTGCATCAAGGTCAAAGGGAAGATCCTGTCTGATGCCAAAGGGTGAGTGAGGACATGGCCAACAGATCAGTGCGGCACTGGGGGaagcctgagctgctgctgtgttaaGCTTGTTGGCACCGTGTAGCTGGAGCTGCCGTGCAGGCACCTCCTTTGCAttgcctctctttttccccaggTTTGCTGTGAATGTAGGGAAGGACAGCAGCACGCTCATGCTGCATTTCAACCCTCGCTTCAACTGTCACGGGGATGTCAACACCATTGTATGCAATTCAAAGGAGTGCGGTGTGTGGGGTGAGGAGGACAGGAAGGCTGACTTTCCTTTCCAGCATGGTGACAAGATTGAGGTGAGGCCCCAAGGGTGTGTGCAAGGCCCTGGCACAGAACACTAATAGGCCAAGGGCATGGCTTTTTAATACCACCTTGTACCGCTGGTGGAGAAGGAACAGGCATGGAAAAGGGACTAAGCCACGGGGGGAGGAGTCTGGCAGATAAAGCCAACCAAGTGTCTAGACCTGATCTGCTCAAGCTAATGCCCAACAGCTCAGATGTGTTAAGTGCTCTGCTCTGTCCTGCCTTTGCAAGCCACACAAGTAAGAGCAATTAAAGCGCCGACCTGAGATTGAGACTGGGCCTGTCTCATCCCTTTGTTGCAGGAGCTTGGAGCTGACCTTGGGGCAGAGCAAACAAGCTTCTTCCCCTCTGTGCctctgctgggcagggaggaggctgagCTAGTGAGCAGGGCCTTGACACCAGTAGCTGCCTCATCTGTCCTGAAGCCCACCAGAGGGAGTGGGGAGCGAGGCTTGTGAGCTGTGATGTGTTAGCCTTGCTTTTTGTGGCTCTCTACAGATTTGCATCTCCTTCAATGAAACGGAGGCAACGGTGAAGCTGCCTGATGCGGAGTTCCAGTTCCCTAATCGGCTGGGCATGGAGAGAATTGAATACCTGGCTGTGGAGGGTGACTTTAAAGTCAAAGCCATTAAGTTCAGCGAACAGCTATAGCTTGGTTTGTCTTGTTCCTGCCCCCTCACATAgtgaaataaacccaaacttGCAATGgctgctttctctgctgttttgtgCTCTAATCTGCTT
Proteins encoded in this window:
- the LOC129206048 gene encoding 16 kDa beta-galactoside-binding lectin, coding for MEQGLVVTQLDIQPGECIKVKGKILSDAKGFAVNVGKDSSTLMLHFNPRFNCHGDVNTIVCNSKECGVWGEEDRKADFPFQHGDKIEICISFNETEATVKLPDAEFQFPNRLGMERIEYLAVEGDFKVKAIKFSEQL